From a region of the Coprococcus comes ATCC 27758 genome:
- a CDS encoding MBL fold metallo-hydrolase RNA specificity domain-containing protein produces the protein MKLTFIGAAHEVTGSCHYLEACGKHILIDCGLEQGPDLYENQEIPINPSMIDYILLTHAHIDHSGKIPLLVKNGFKGEIICTFATSDLCSIMLRDSAHIQESEAEWRNRKALRSGAPLYEPLYTVQDAMNAVALLAPIDYNQTIQLCKGIELRFTDVGHLLGSSCIEVWITEDGVSKKIVFSGDVGNIDQPIIKDPQHVDAADYLVIESTYGNRVHSTVKPDYIKDLTRVLRETFAKGGNVVIPSFAVGRTQELLYFIREIKENNLLPEYQNFEVYVDSPLAIEATNVFQKNVQSCFDEDAMALISKGINPLLFQGLKTTITSEESKMINFNDKPKVIISASGMCEAGRIRHHLKHNLWRKECTILFVGYQAVGTLGRKLVESKPESVRLFGENVEVNARIEVLAGISGHADMNGLLNWIDGFKEKPSHIFVVHGEDTVTDSFAATITDRFGIPAFAPYSGGCVDLATDTILSEGIRLPKKAVEKPAKARALTAFNRVVAAAKHLMDVVLKNEGLANKDLAKFESQIQNLADKWDRDDR, from the coding sequence ATGAAACTTACTTTTATCGGTGCCGCCCATGAAGTAACTGGAAGCTGCCATTATCTTGAAGCATGTGGAAAACATATTCTAATAGACTGTGGACTGGAACAGGGACCTGATCTATATGAGAATCAGGAAATCCCGATCAATCCTTCCATGATCGACTATATCCTCTTAACGCATGCACACATTGACCATTCCGGCAAGATTCCTCTGCTTGTAAAAAATGGTTTTAAAGGAGAAATCATCTGTACATTCGCCACCTCTGATCTGTGCAGCATTATGCTCCGTGACAGTGCACATATCCAGGAATCCGAAGCAGAATGGCGGAACCGGAAGGCACTTCGTTCCGGTGCTCCGCTTTACGAACCACTTTATACTGTACAGGACGCCATGAATGCAGTTGCACTTCTTGCGCCGATCGATTATAACCAGACGATCCAGCTCTGTAAAGGAATCGAACTCCGCTTCACAGATGTCGGTCATCTGCTTGGTTCTTCCTGCATTGAAGTCTGGATCACAGAAGACGGTGTAAGCAAAAAAATCGTATTTTCCGGAGATGTCGGAAATATTGACCAGCCGATCATCAAAGATCCGCAGCATGTGGATGCAGCCGATTATCTTGTCATCGAATCCACCTACGGAAACCGGGTCCATTCTACTGTAAAACCGGATTATATTAAGGATCTTACCAGAGTCCTGCGCGAAACCTTTGCCAAAGGTGGAAATGTAGTCATTCCATCTTTCGCAGTAGGAAGAACCCAGGAGCTTTTATACTTTATCCGTGAGATCAAAGAAAATAATCTTTTGCCGGAATATCAGAATTTTGAGGTTTATGTAGACAGTCCTCTGGCGATCGAAGCAACCAACGTTTTCCAGAAAAATGTACAGTCCTGCTTTGATGAGGATGCAATGGCTCTGATAAGTAAAGGAATCAACCCTCTTCTTTTCCAGGGACTGAAAACCACGATCACCAGTGAAGAATCTAAAATGATCAACTTCAATGACAAACCAAAAGTAATCATCTCTGCTTCCGGAATGTGTGAAGCCGGCCGTATCCGCCATCATCTGAAACACAACCTCTGGAGAAAAGAATGCACGATCCTCTTCGTAGGCTATCAGGCAGTTGGCACTCTTGGCCGCAAGCTTGTCGAAAGCAAACCGGAATCAGTCCGGCTCTTTGGTGAAAATGTAGAGGTTAATGCCCGTATTGAAGTCCTTGCAGGGATCAGCGGACATGCCGATATGAATGGTCTTCTGAACTGGATTGATGGATTCAAAGAAAAACCATCCCACATCTTTGTTGTACATGGAGAGGATACGGTTACAGATTCTTTCGCTGCTACCATCACAGACCGTTTCGGCATTCCGGCATTTGCACCATACTCCGGAGGCTGTGTTGATCTCGCAACCGATACCATCCTTTCTGAAGGTATCAGGCTTCCGAAAAAAGCAGTTGAAAAGCCGGCCAAAGCACGTGCTCTTACTGCATTCAACCGCGTGGTTGCGGCAGCCAAACACCTCATGGATGTTGTGCTTAAAAATGAAGGTCTTGCAAACAAAGATCTTGCAAAATTCGAGTCACAGATCCAGAATCTTGCTGACAAATGGGATCGTGACGACAGATAA
- the pth gene encoding aminoacyl-tRNA hydrolase, producing the protein MFIIAGLGNPDEKYQGTRHNVGFDVVDRLAEKYQIAIDTKKHRALIGKGVIEGQKVLLVKPQTYMNLSGESIRSLVEYYKIDPEEELLVIYDDISLEVGQLRIRRKGSAGGHNGIKNIIANLGSSVFPRIKVGVGEKPKGYDLADYVLGKFSKEDRVLMEEGYDLACEASALIMQGAIDQAMNEYNQKKKE; encoded by the coding sequence ATGTTTATAATTGCAGGACTTGGAAACCCGGATGAAAAGTATCAGGGGACAAGACATAATGTTGGATTTGATGTGGTGGACCGCCTGGCGGAGAAATACCAGATAGCAATCGATACTAAAAAACACCGTGCCCTCATCGGAAAAGGAGTGATCGAGGGACAGAAAGTGCTTCTTGTGAAGCCGCAGACTTATATGAACCTGAGTGGAGAGAGTATCCGTAGTCTGGTGGAATATTACAAGATCGATCCCGAAGAAGAACTTCTTGTAATTTATGATGATATCAGTCTGGAAGTCGGACAACTCAGGATCCGCAGAAAAGGAAGTGCCGGTGGACATAACGGAATCAAAAATATCATTGCCAATTTAGGAAGTAGTGTATTTCCACGGATCAAGGTAGGTGTGGGAGAAAAACCGAAAGGATATGATCTTGCTGATTATGTTCTTGGAAAATTTTCCAAAGAGGACCGTGTACTTATGGAAGAAGGATATGATCTTGCCTGTGAAGCTTCTGCTCTGATCATGCAGGGAGCAATCGATCAGGCAATGAACGAATATAACCAGAAAAAGAAAGAATAA
- the sigG gene encoding RNA polymerase sporulation sigma factor SigG produces MVLNKVEICGVNTAKLPLLSDGEKEVLFEKIKAGDEEAKEQYIKGNLRLVLSVIKRFSGSSENPDDLFQIGCIGLIKAINNFNPELEVKFSTYAVPMIIGEIRRFIRDNNSIRVSRSLRDTAYKAIYAKENYVKVNQKEPTVQEIAEEIGIAKEEIVYALDAIQMPVSLNEPVYNDNGDAMYVMDQISDKRNKEDRWVEKLSLQAAMDRLGKREKYIIRLRFFEGKTQMEVAEEIGISQAQVSRLEKNALRAMRQYLRSE; encoded by the coding sequence ATGGTACTTAATAAAGTAGAAATCTGTGGTGTAAATACAGCAAAGCTTCCCCTGCTTAGCGACGGGGAAAAAGAGGTGCTTTTTGAGAAGATCAAAGCGGGGGATGAGGAGGCAAAAGAACAGTATATCAAAGGAAATCTACGTCTGGTACTCAGTGTGATCAAACGCTTTTCGGGAAGCAGTGAAAATCCGGATGATCTGTTTCAGATCGGGTGCATCGGACTGATCAAGGCAATCAATAATTTCAATCCGGAGCTGGAAGTAAAATTTTCAACTTATGCGGTACCGATGATCATTGGAGAAATCCGGCGGTTCATCCGGGACAATAATTCGATCCGTGTTAGCAGGTCACTTCGTGATACGGCATATAAAGCCATTTACGCGAAAGAAAATTATGTCAAAGTAAACCAGAAAGAACCTACTGTTCAGGAAATTGCAGAGGAAATCGGGATCGCAAAGGAAGAGATCGTCTATGCGCTGGATGCGATCCAGATGCCGGTCAGCTTAAATGAGCCGGTATATAATGACAATGGAGATGCTATGTATGTGATGGACCAGATCAGTGACAAAAGGAACAAAGAAGACAGATGGGTGGAGAAGCTGTCCCTTCAGGCGGCAATGGACCGACTCGGAAAAAGGGAGAAGTATATTATCAGACTTCGTTTTTTTGAAGGTAAAACGCAGATGGAGGTAGCAGAAGAAATCGGAATCTCACAGGCACAGGTAAGCCGCCTGGAAAAGAATGCACTCAGGGCTATGCGACAATATCTGCGAAGTGAATAG
- a CDS encoding HAD family hydrolase: protein MYKACIFDLDGTLTNTLDSLTYSTNKTLEEMGLKTITKDQCRSFVGDGARCLMERALRASGDTELKRIEEGMEVYSRIFGENCMYHVRPYDGVVQMLDSLKKKGIKIAVFSNKPHLQAIDVVESTFGKGYFDHIQGQSGEFPKKPDPEGLLWILDKLGVSPEEGIYIGDSDVDMKTGKAAGMFTVGAEWGFRTKELLVETGADATIAHAEELLNYL from the coding sequence ATGTATAAAGCGTGTATTTTTGACTTGGATGGAACTTTGACAAATACGCTGGATTCGCTGACTTATTCAACGAATAAGACGTTAGAAGAAATGGGACTTAAGACGATTACCAAAGATCAGTGCCGAAGCTTCGTTGGGGATGGAGCCAGATGCCTTATGGAACGTGCACTTCGTGCGTCCGGAGACACAGAGCTTAAGAGGATTGAAGAAGGTATGGAAGTGTACAGCAGAATCTTTGGAGAAAATTGTATGTACCATGTACGTCCTTATGATGGCGTTGTTCAGATGTTAGATTCACTGAAGAAGAAGGGAATAAAGATTGCAGTATTTTCCAACAAACCACATTTGCAGGCGATCGATGTAGTGGAAAGTACATTTGGAAAAGGATATTTTGACCATATTCAGGGGCAGTCGGGTGAATTTCCGAAGAAACCGGATCCGGAAGGACTTCTGTGGATACTTGATAAATTAGGGGTATCGCCGGAAGAAGGAATATACATAGGAGACTCGGATGTAGATATGAAGACAGGGAAAGCTGCCGGTATGTTTACAGTCGGAGCAGAATGGGGATTCCGGACCAAAGAACTTCTTGTGGAGACAGGAGCAGATGCAACAATTGCACATGCTGAAGAATTGCTTAACTATTTATAG
- a CDS encoding sigma-E processing peptidase SpoIIGA, with amino-acid sequence MQYEVYLDVLFLENMMMDFLILLAVKKVFPCSATYGSLLAGSFTGSLLTCAILFFPCPVWTRYILLFFLVNSCMTVIGLKIRTFPVFFKAWILLYLASFLLGGIMSWLRLYFGKFFRIISFLFTLGICGFFLLYHGLLFLKKLWKSQDHSFDVILTVNGKDFHLKAFLDSGNHLSDPLTGKPVHIISKDACQKISSQISPGRLRYIPYRTIQKTTSILPVFSVKKMRITGESEFLIQSPLIGISEQKNFGNGKYEMLLHPEDC; translated from the coding sequence ATGCAGTATGAAGTATATCTGGATGTATTGTTTCTGGAAAATATGATGATGGATTTTCTGATTCTTCTGGCAGTAAAAAAAGTATTTCCATGTTCTGCCACTTATGGAAGTCTTCTTGCCGGTTCCTTTACCGGTTCACTACTGACCTGTGCCATTTTATTTTTTCCATGCCCGGTATGGACCCGCTATATCCTGCTGTTTTTCCTGGTAAATTCCTGTATGACAGTGATCGGATTGAAAATCCGGACATTTCCCGTTTTTTTCAAAGCATGGATTCTGCTCTATCTTGCAAGCTTTCTTCTTGGAGGTATCATGAGTTGGCTCCGTCTTTATTTTGGAAAATTTTTCCGGATCATATCTTTTCTTTTCACCCTTGGCATCTGTGGTTTTTTTCTTTTATATCATGGACTTTTGTTTCTAAAGAAACTATGGAAATCACAAGATCATAGTTTTGATGTGATTTTAACTGTAAATGGAAAAGATTTTCATCTGAAAGCCTTTCTGGACAGTGGTAATCATCTTTCTGATCCACTGACCGGAAAGCCGGTTCATATTATCAGCAAAGACGCCTGTCAGAAGATTTCTTCCCAAATCTCACCTGGAAGACTCCGGTACATCCCGTACCGGACTATACAGAAGACGACCAGTATTCTTCCTGTTTTTTCTGTCAAGAAAATGAGAATAACAGGAGAATCTGAATTTTTGATCCAATCTCCACTGATCGGTATTTCCGAACAGAAGAATTTTGGAAACGGAAAATATGAAATGCTATTGCATCCTGAAGATTGTTAG